The following are encoded together in the Arcticibacterium luteifluviistationis genome:
- a CDS encoding C45 family autoproteolytic acyltransferase/hydolase — MNRFVKIAGYITGGIVALMVLLVACFYFYVKIEEPQPDFANYLEQEREEIDTDFYKIGDNWLKKSDTGLWELYVKGGGFERGVMEGKLQKELAAQQEEAFVNQIYKMIPSQFLLRQMKYFIAYFNKDLDHHITQEYQEEIYGESLFASDEYDYIAPKYHRMLNYHAAHDIGHALQGKNFKVGCTSFAAWGDRTADSTLLIGRNFDFFVGDEFAKNKVINFVNPDEGYKLMMVSWAGMIGAVSGMNEKGLTVTLNASESEIPTTAATPISLVAREILQYAKNIEEAYVIAKKRKVFVSESLLIGSSEDGKTAIIEVSPTKTDLFEGTQNDYQICSNHFQGEVFKNDEINLNNLKQSSSAYRFELMTELVNEKPKLTVKDAVDILRNQNGLHGKNVGMGNEMAINQLIAHHGIVFKPEKLQVWVSTNPYQLGEFVCYDLNKIFALADTLKTKVELYERPLNIAEDPFLKSKDYQNFITFKKLKAKVQSGTDISEEEIRTLEASNPEYFDTYILIADYLNKRGEGERALAYYNKALTKEIATGYEKEKVLAAIKEIKEEE, encoded by the coding sequence ATGAATAGATTCGTGAAAATAGCGGGATACATTACAGGAGGGATAGTTGCACTAATGGTACTGCTTGTAGCCTGCTTTTATTTTTATGTCAAAATAGAGGAGCCACAGCCTGATTTTGCCAATTATCTGGAACAAGAAAGAGAAGAGATTGATACCGATTTTTATAAAATAGGCGATAATTGGCTTAAAAAAAGTGATACAGGACTTTGGGAACTGTATGTAAAAGGTGGTGGATTTGAGCGTGGTGTAATGGAGGGTAAGCTCCAGAAAGAGTTAGCAGCTCAGCAAGAAGAGGCTTTTGTGAATCAGATATATAAAATGATTCCGTCTCAATTTTTGCTGCGTCAAATGAAGTATTTCATAGCTTACTTTAATAAAGACCTTGATCATCATATTACGCAGGAGTATCAAGAGGAGATATACGGAGAGTCGCTTTTTGCTTCTGACGAATACGATTATATAGCTCCAAAATACCATAGAATGTTAAACTATCATGCTGCACATGATATTGGCCATGCTTTGCAGGGCAAAAACTTTAAGGTGGGTTGTACCTCTTTTGCGGCATGGGGAGATAGAACAGCAGATAGCACATTATTGATTGGACGAAATTTTGACTTTTTCGTGGGTGATGAGTTCGCCAAAAACAAGGTAATAAACTTCGTCAATCCAGATGAGGGATACAAACTCATGATGGTTTCATGGGCGGGAATGATAGGTGCGGTTTCAGGAATGAATGAGAAGGGTTTAACGGTTACCTTGAATGCTTCTGAATCTGAAATACCTACTACTGCGGCTACGCCAATTTCTTTAGTAGCAAGAGAAATATTACAATATGCCAAGAATATAGAGGAGGCCTATGTTATAGCTAAAAAGAGGAAGGTATTTGTGTCAGAATCACTGTTGATAGGCTCATCTGAAGATGGAAAAACTGCAATAATAGAGGTAAGTCCCACAAAGACAGATTTGTTTGAAGGCACACAAAATGATTATCAAATATGTTCTAACCACTTTCAAGGGGAAGTTTTTAAGAACGATGAAATTAATCTTAATAATTTAAAGCAAAGTTCATCGGCATACAGGTTTGAACTGATGACAGAGCTGGTCAATGAGAAACCCAAATTAACCGTAAAAGACGCCGTAGATATACTGCGGAATCAAAATGGACTTCATGGTAAGAATGTAGGTATGGGGAATGAAATGGCTATTAATCAGTTAATAGCTCATCATGGGATAGTTTTTAAGCCAGAGAAATTACAGGTTTGGGTTTCTACTAATCCTTATCAATTAGGTGAATTCGTTTGTTATGATTTAAATAAGATTTTTGCTTTAGCAGATACATTGAAAACTAAAGTTGAGCTTTATGAAAGGCCCCTGAATATTGCGGAAGACCCATTTTTGAAGTCAAAAGATTATCAAAACTTTATAACCTTCAAAAAGCTAAAGGCTAAAGTGCAAAGCGGAACTGACATATCAGAAGAAGAGATTAGGACTTTAGAAGCGAGTAATCCAGAGTATTTTGACACCTATATTTTAATAGCAGATTACTTAAATAAAAGAGGGGAGGGAGAAAGAGCTTTGGCATATTATAATAAGGCATTGACAAAAGAAATAGCCACTGGCTATGAGAAGGAGAAGGTTTTGGCAGCCATAAAAGAAATTAAAGAAGAGGAATGA
- a CDS encoding NAD(P)/FAD-dependent oxidoreductase has translation MLSRIQTDVLVIGAGPAGCLAAAFLKKRGFDVTVVEKQKFPRFVIGESLLPRVMGHLEDAGLLEAIKDMGFQEKRGALFIHGNEVCEFDFSEKFSEGWDWTWQVKRADFDKALADDIFRKGVNLLFETTVTQIEFSGTDSITTIVSNDGTTSEVSAKFIVDASGYGRVIPRMFDLEQASSLSPKQTVFSHLKDEKRTDDSRIIALIIKENTWAWIIPFSDGTTSLGIVSDAEYFNSFSEAPLSQFREIIESNDFLKARFGEADLVFEPKKLGGYAVSCKKLYGEGVVLVGNATEFLDPIFSSGVTFAVESGHLAGDLVADFLEGKKVDWEEDYSVYMRKGIEVFKTYVEAWYSGDLQHIFFAPKPDLGIKRQICSVLAGYVWDTENPFVRRPEKSLKALSSFLEIRNKSVK, from the coding sequence ATGCTAAGTAGAATCCAAACCGATGTTTTGGTGATTGGAGCAGGGCCAGCAGGCTGTTTGGCTGCAGCTTTTCTTAAAAAACGTGGTTTTGATGTTACTGTGGTAGAAAAACAGAAGTTTCCTCGTTTTGTGATTGGTGAGAGTTTGCTACCTAGGGTAATGGGACATTTAGAAGATGCAGGACTTTTAGAGGCAATAAAGGACATGGGTTTTCAGGAGAAGAGGGGAGCCTTGTTTATTCATGGGAATGAGGTGTGCGAATTTGATTTTAGTGAAAAGTTTTCGGAAGGTTGGGATTGGACTTGGCAAGTGAAGAGAGCCGACTTTGATAAAGCTCTGGCCGACGATATTTTTAGAAAAGGAGTTAATCTACTTTTTGAAACGACCGTTACACAAATTGAGTTTTCAGGTACAGATTCTATAACTACCATTGTTTCAAATGACGGAACTACTTCGGAGGTTTCGGCTAAGTTTATAGTAGATGCTAGCGGATATGGACGTGTTATTCCAAGGATGTTTGACTTAGAACAAGCTTCATCACTTTCTCCTAAGCAAACCGTATTTTCCCACCTAAAAGATGAAAAACGAACAGACGACAGTAGAATCATAGCCTTAATTATAAAAGAAAATACCTGGGCGTGGATAATTCCGTTTTCAGATGGTACTACGTCGTTAGGTATAGTTTCAGATGCTGAATACTTTAATTCATTTTCAGAGGCTCCCTTAAGTCAGTTTCGTGAAATTATTGAAAGCAATGATTTTTTGAAGGCACGGTTTGGTGAGGCAGATTTGGTTTTTGAACCTAAGAAATTAGGCGGATATGCCGTTTCCTGTAAAAAACTTTATGGTGAAGGTGTTGTTTTAGTAGGTAATGCCACGGAATTTTTAGACCCTATATTTTCATCGGGAGTGACATTTGCAGTAGAATCTGGTCATTTAGCAGGAGACTTGGTAGCTGATTTTTTAGAAGGTAAAAAAGTAGACTGGGAGGAAGACTATAGTGTCTATATGAGAAAAGGGATTGAAGTTTTTAAAACCTATGTGGAAGCTTGGTATAGTGGAGACTTGCAGCATATTTTCTTTGCCCCAAAGCCTGATTTAGGTATCAAGCGTCAAATATGTTCTGTATTGGCGGGTTACGTTTGGGATACAGAAAACCCTTTTGTTAGGAGACCAGAGAAAAGTTTGAAAGCTTTATCCTCGTTTTTAGAAATAAGAAATAAGTCTGTGAAATGA
- a CDS encoding phytoene desaturase family protein: MAKFDYVIIGSGLGGLECAYILSKEGFSVCVLEKNRQLGGSLQIFVRDKAIFDTGVHYLGGLEAGQNLNQFFKYFEIMDKLNLHKMDENGFDRISFDNDPKEYKHAQGYENFVEQLAVDFPEERGAIELYAEKIREVCDYFPMYRLREANTDGGLGVKYLDVNAKDFIASITENKKLQMVLAGSNPLYAGDGEKTPLYVHALVVNTYIESSYKCIDGGSQIERHLTKNVKKLGGVVRNYAEVVEIVEKDGKVQYVLLADGEKVEGENFISNIHPANTMKMLVSNRIKKAYRGRVENLKNSSSAFVLDVVLKPGTFKYKNYNYYHFSREDVWHSVNVKGEMWPDSYCVFVPRSSKPTEYADSLTVLSYMKFEEVAQWQDTFSTIPHARESRGQGYEDFKKQRAEKLLDVIYKRIPELRNCVKSFTAGTPLTYRDYIGTDDGSLYGISKDYNEPLKTFISPTTKIPNLFFTGQNLNMHGILGVTVGAVRTCEAILGQDYLIKKINQC; encoded by the coding sequence ATGGCAAAATTTGATTACGTAATCATAGGAAGTGGTTTGGGTGGCTTGGAGTGTGCCTATATTTTAAGCAAAGAAGGTTTCAGTGTTTGTGTTTTAGAAAAGAACCGTCAATTAGGCGGTAGCCTACAGATATTTGTAAGAGACAAAGCTATTTTTGATACGGGTGTTCATTATTTAGGAGGACTAGAAGCAGGGCAAAACCTTAATCAGTTTTTCAAGTATTTTGAGATAATGGATAAGCTAAATCTCCATAAGATGGATGAGAATGGTTTTGACAGAATCTCGTTTGATAATGACCCTAAGGAGTATAAACATGCTCAGGGATATGAGAACTTTGTGGAGCAGCTAGCTGTAGACTTTCCTGAAGAAAGGGGTGCTATAGAGCTTTATGCCGAGAAAATCAGGGAGGTCTGTGATTATTTTCCAATGTACAGGCTTAGAGAGGCAAACACGGATGGAGGCTTAGGGGTTAAGTATTTAGATGTAAATGCTAAGGACTTTATAGCGTCAATTACTGAAAATAAAAAGCTTCAAATGGTGTTGGCAGGTTCAAATCCACTCTATGCAGGAGATGGCGAGAAAACACCTCTTTACGTACATGCTTTGGTGGTAAACACTTATATAGAAAGCTCTTATAAATGTATAGATGGTGGCTCACAAATTGAGCGTCATTTGACCAAAAATGTCAAGAAACTCGGAGGTGTGGTTAGAAACTATGCTGAGGTGGTGGAGATAGTAGAGAAAGATGGCAAAGTGCAATATGTGCTCTTAGCTGATGGAGAAAAGGTGGAAGGGGAAAACTTTATATCCAATATTCACCCAGCTAATACCATGAAGATGCTGGTGTCTAATCGCATAAAAAAAGCTTATAGAGGAAGGGTTGAAAATCTGAAAAATTCATCTTCAGCTTTTGTTTTAGATGTGGTGCTTAAACCGGGCACTTTCAAGTATAAGAATTATAACTACTATCATTTCTCAAGAGAAGATGTATGGCATAGTGTGAATGTAAAGGGAGAAATGTGGCCCGACTCTTACTGTGTGTTTGTGCCAAGGTCTTCAAAACCTACAGAATACGCTGATAGTTTGACGGTGCTGAGTTATATGAAATTTGAGGAGGTGGCACAGTGGCAAGATACTTTTAGCACCATACCTCATGCCCGAGAAAGTAGAGGGCAAGGCTACGAAGACTTTAAAAAACAAAGGGCAGAGAAGCTCTTAGATGTGATTTACAAAAGAATTCCTGAGCTTAGAAATTGCGTGAAATCATTTACAGCAGGAACGCCACTGACCTACAGAGATTATATAGGAACAGATGACGGAAGCCTTTATGGTATCTCTAAGGATTATAATGAGCCATTGAAAACGTTTATTTCTCCTACTACCAAAATACCAAACCTGTTTTTTACAGGTCAAAACTTAAATATGCACGGTATACTAGGTGTTACTGTTGGAGCTGTAAGAACCTGTGAAGCTATTTTAGGGCAGGACTATTTGATTAAGAAAATCAACCAATGCTAA